A section of the Ruania halotolerans genome encodes:
- a CDS encoding dihydroxyacetone kinase family protein yields MTTVFNDPTQFAQDMLAGFCRLHADSVEPVTGGAIRATETPEGKVAVVIGGGSGHYPAFVGWVGPGMADGAVVGNVFSSPSTQQVHAVATAAQRGGGVFLSYGNYAGDVLNFDLAQERLNADGIPTRTVVVTDDITSASADERHKRRGTAGDLVVFKIAGAAAEAGYDLDGVVDVAQRANDATFSFAVAFAGCTLPGDAEPLFTVPAGRMGVGMGVHGEPGIGEQDVVPASDLARMLVDKLLTERPEGAAKAAALVNGLGGTKYEEMFVLWNSVAPLLEEAGVELVAPEVGELITSLDMTGVSLTLFWLDSELEELWLAPAQTPGFRRGAAVATTRRARSATDAKAEVTYPPASEESRASAERLTEIGTRVAAMLHEHEDELGKLDAIAGDGDHGRGMTNGADAALAALTAAVSSGAGVASALAAAGDAWGDRAGGTSGALWGAGLRAAAGALSDEEAPSGAAVRAAVRAALDHVLSYGKAERGDKTMLDALIPFTEALEQDTRELREAWADAAATATEHAKATADLTPRIGRARPLAERSIGHPDPGAISLALVMRTAMS; encoded by the coding sequence ATGACGACGGTGTTCAACGATCCCACCCAGTTCGCCCAGGACATGCTCGCCGGCTTCTGCCGACTGCATGCCGATTCCGTGGAGCCGGTGACCGGCGGCGCGATCCGGGCCACGGAAACCCCCGAGGGCAAGGTGGCCGTGGTAATCGGGGGCGGCTCCGGGCACTACCCGGCCTTTGTCGGCTGGGTCGGCCCTGGGATGGCTGACGGGGCCGTCGTCGGGAATGTCTTCTCCTCGCCCTCCACCCAGCAGGTGCACGCGGTGGCCACGGCGGCCCAGCGCGGCGGCGGAGTGTTCCTCTCCTACGGCAACTACGCGGGGGACGTGCTGAATTTCGACCTCGCCCAGGAGCGGCTGAACGCCGACGGGATCCCCACCCGCACCGTGGTGGTCACCGATGACATCACGTCCGCGAGCGCCGACGAGCGCCACAAGCGCCGGGGGACGGCAGGCGACCTCGTGGTGTTCAAGATCGCCGGGGCGGCCGCGGAGGCCGGGTACGACCTCGACGGTGTGGTGGACGTGGCCCAGCGTGCGAACGATGCGACGTTCTCCTTCGCCGTGGCATTCGCCGGGTGCACGTTGCCCGGGGACGCCGAGCCGTTGTTCACGGTGCCGGCCGGTCGGATGGGCGTGGGGATGGGGGTGCACGGCGAGCCCGGGATCGGTGAGCAGGATGTTGTGCCGGCCTCCGACCTGGCCCGGATGCTCGTGGACAAGCTGCTCACCGAACGCCCCGAGGGCGCCGCGAAGGCGGCGGCGCTGGTGAACGGGCTCGGCGGCACCAAGTACGAAGAGATGTTCGTGCTCTGGAACAGCGTCGCCCCGCTGCTCGAGGAAGCCGGAGTGGAGCTGGTGGCTCCCGAGGTCGGGGAGCTGATCACCAGCCTGGACATGACCGGGGTATCCCTGACCCTGTTCTGGTTGGACTCCGAGCTGGAGGAACTCTGGCTCGCCCCGGCGCAGACCCCCGGGTTCCGGCGCGGCGCGGCCGTGGCGACCACCCGGCGCGCCCGGTCCGCAACCGATGCGAAGGCCGAGGTCACCTACCCACCCGCGAGCGAGGAGTCCCGAGCGAGCGCGGAACGTCTCACCGAGATCGGTACCCGGGTCGCCGCCATGCTGCACGAGCACGAGGACGAGCTCGGCAAGCTCGACGCGATCGCCGGGGACGGCGACCATGGCCGCGGCATGACGAACGGAGCTGATGCCGCACTCGCGGCACTGACAGCAGCCGTTTCCTCGGGTGCGGGCGTTGCCTCGGCCCTGGCTGCTGCCGGGGACGCGTGGGGTGACCGGGCCGGTGGAACCTCTGGTGCCCTGTGGGGAGCAGGCCTACGGGCCGCGGCCGGTGCCCTCTCGGACGAGGAGGCGCCGTCGGGTGCGGCGGTGCGGGCCGCCGTCCGTGCGGCACTGGACCACGTGCTCTCTTACGGCAAGGCCGAACGCGGGGACAAGACGATGCTCGACGCTCTCATCCCGTTCACCGAAGCGCTTGAGCAGGACACCCGCGAACTGCGGGAGGCGTGGGCGGACGCGGCCGCCACAGCCACCGAACATGCGAAGGCGACGGCGGACCTCACCCCCCGGATCGGGCGCGCCCGGCCGCTGGCCGAGCGCAGCATCGGTCACCCAGACCCAGGCGCCATCTCCCTCGCCCTGGTGATGCGCACGGCGATGAGCTGA
- a CDS encoding GH92 family glycosyl hydrolase — translation MPSAHPRTFVRSTSRRRPARLIASALSTALVAGLAAAAIATPAAADDIAPFDAVDPFIGTELDLSENKSNDAYGNTFPSGALPFGMVQPSPTTYNTDPDAHDLVRDKGGYEYTADQIRGFGMTRYSGTGCHERFGGYEFPTTPYAGALDEGVLPVSPAVDHRSYFLDFSHDNEVAQPGYYSVETDNGVLSELSSTTRTAVSRYTFDENGDSATLLLDASGANNRIHDVVIDIDPENQTVSGWTYGADVCDDGTHYRAYFSTTYDQPFESWGIWDGAEMTAEGTAAERVTGDEGVDFRHQVGGWVTFADGAEVTARTGFSYVSAENAAENREVEAEDLSFDEIRSQAQAAWEDALGLIDATGGAEDQRVQLYTALYHALLHPNIHQDVNGEYRGKDDEIHTVEAGRNHYKIFAGGGWDMVRSHAQLLAMLYPEVADDINQTIVDQVEQRGSWEAFRGVDSYQNLISTLDAFGATDYDREAVLASIVESQGLPSEDSSRFHAFQYFATGMIENGKGGDATSRILDHALTDFSVAQLAARLGDEDAYQTFMARAQNWRMVFDPETQEIRPRSRNSFDRGFNLQERGNQFHQSTGHQWNWHVQHNLGTLIEMRGGAEASEVVLDRLMTDLDAGAYDQSGNYLSNQPALSTPWVYHWLGKPHETTDVLYRAMDEMYGTDPAGLPGNDDQGSLSSWAVFAQLGIYPAIYGTANLLVTAPMFDAVTITSADSDRVYQLDAPGVSDGARYTTGLSVNGTEQTASWVGEDFARDGGTLAFEMSATPGDWGSGEGDAPPSYTDGTDARNNAGTVPHGAANMGSMDLSDWAFSRDGLAAEGAEPGGQLPHPDHESLVFTWPETEPGEPDNWIPHGQRVEVEPQQAATVSFLGLATNGPSEGDATVVYTDGSTQEVPVFLTDWAQSPGGGNATVFEVGNRVNRNGGIGSGTFRVFATRPAAIDPDKTVEAVTLPGADHGGLMHIFDVALSPEAWTDPNAPLGDPERVVLNPSADPSSSQYVTWRSRSQNPLTGSVEVRPADGGETQTVTAEQKPERSVGGYPARSHSALLDGLEPDTAYEYRVASGDRWSEWFTFTTAAESFEPYTFLYFGDAQNGIPTIFPRAIEAATTEHPDAELGLYAGDLIDHAPNDQQWTDWFDATEPLRTDRQVLTTLGNHEIGGQPFIENFTDSFEYDANGPIPADAREYASTHGEHLAEVLKDTVYTTDYQGVRYITLNANHDDICPISRPAGQPDDCEVNRQAWFTAQAHWLERVIQENPHHWTVVLAHQPIFSVGVSGGGLRDEVMYREHIVPVLERNDVDLVLQGHDHTYGRGVHNDSRTDTDGVSAGPVYVVANAGEKMYDLPSDEDNRWTQNNADLQVRVQDVATYQSIQVEENTLTYESVATWVAPRGADGPVQEGDTVDSFTVTKYEDGTTWVTDEGVDVPGPDEPAQNLPLPTPDPFDADTYGEVAWEDDFSEDRLEEYTVYDAGSEPAADVSVDTDAGLLTTSADDRAWTQLALPAEAGEQFALVVEPGTFLGSGVDEDSLFLGLTAGPDERVHSWYNHSRGEHGIDVRLGGGNDQLAAGPGRPYPLTWEPGDRFAVRVDHGELTVWLEQDEEWELIRRGLLDLTIDAEAYSEWAPSVALRQDGGEMSLDRITLLQPSDETDPTDPTDPTDPTDPTDPTDPTDPTDPTDPTDPTDPTDPTDPDDGDEPGAGGPSEQDLVDDLFGAIEAPATIVRGADFTVTVGEAHTGADVAAYLFSDPAALGTATVGQDGTAVFMVPADVSLGEHRLAVYGADGGLIGWAVTTVVDPAADAEDPVDENDSGLPLPSTGTELASVLGAVLLLLVAGAALLVWRRRGMGSVIRRG, via the coding sequence ATGCCCTCCGCACACCCTCGCACCTTCGTGCGCTCTACGTCTCGTCGCCGGCCCGCGCGGCTGATCGCGTCCGCCCTGTCCACCGCACTCGTGGCTGGGCTCGCCGCGGCCGCCATCGCGACACCGGCAGCGGCGGACGATATCGCCCCGTTCGACGCGGTCGACCCGTTCATCGGCACCGAACTCGACCTGAGCGAGAACAAGAGCAACGACGCCTACGGCAACACCTTCCCCAGCGGGGCATTGCCGTTCGGGATGGTCCAGCCCAGCCCGACGACGTACAACACCGATCCAGATGCGCATGATCTGGTCCGGGACAAGGGTGGTTACGAGTACACCGCGGACCAGATCCGCGGCTTCGGCATGACCCGCTACTCGGGTACGGGCTGTCACGAGCGCTTCGGTGGCTACGAGTTCCCCACCACGCCGTATGCGGGTGCGCTCGACGAGGGTGTTCTCCCGGTCAGCCCGGCCGTGGACCACCGCAGCTACTTCCTCGACTTCAGCCACGACAATGAGGTGGCGCAGCCGGGCTACTACTCGGTCGAGACCGATAACGGCGTGCTCAGCGAACTGAGCTCGACCACACGGACCGCCGTCAGTCGCTACACCTTCGATGAGAACGGTGACAGCGCGACCCTTCTCCTTGACGCATCCGGGGCCAACAATCGGATTCACGACGTCGTGATCGACATCGACCCGGAGAACCAGACAGTCAGCGGCTGGACCTACGGGGCCGATGTCTGCGACGACGGCACCCACTACCGTGCCTACTTCTCCACCACGTACGACCAGCCGTTCGAGTCCTGGGGCATCTGGGACGGGGCAGAGATGACCGCGGAGGGCACCGCTGCCGAGCGGGTCACCGGCGATGAGGGAGTCGACTTCCGGCACCAGGTCGGCGGCTGGGTCACTTTCGCCGACGGCGCCGAGGTCACTGCTCGCACTGGCTTCAGCTACGTGAGCGCCGAGAACGCGGCCGAGAACCGCGAGGTCGAGGCCGAAGATCTGAGCTTCGACGAGATCCGCTCCCAGGCGCAGGCCGCCTGGGAGGACGCCCTCGGCCTGATCGACGCCACCGGTGGCGCCGAGGATCAGCGCGTCCAGCTGTACACGGCGCTCTATCACGCACTGCTGCACCCCAATATCCATCAGGACGTCAATGGTGAGTACCGCGGCAAGGACGACGAGATCCACACCGTCGAGGCCGGCCGGAACCACTACAAGATCTTCGCCGGCGGCGGCTGGGACATGGTCCGCAGCCACGCCCAGCTCCTCGCGATGCTCTACCCCGAGGTGGCCGACGACATCAATCAGACGATCGTGGACCAGGTGGAGCAGCGGGGGTCCTGGGAGGCCTTCCGCGGGGTGGACAGCTACCAGAATCTGATCAGCACCCTCGACGCCTTCGGCGCCACCGACTACGACCGTGAGGCTGTACTCGCTTCCATCGTGGAGAGCCAGGGACTGCCATCCGAGGACTCCAGCCGCTTCCACGCCTTCCAGTACTTCGCCACCGGCATGATCGAGAACGGCAAGGGTGGAGACGCGACTTCTCGCATTCTCGACCACGCCCTCACCGACTTCTCCGTGGCACAGCTGGCCGCACGCCTTGGCGACGAGGACGCCTATCAGACCTTCATGGCCCGGGCACAGAACTGGCGGATGGTGTTCGACCCCGAGACGCAGGAGATCCGGCCACGCTCGCGCAACAGTTTCGACCGCGGCTTCAACCTGCAAGAGCGCGGCAACCAGTTCCACCAGTCCACCGGCCACCAGTGGAACTGGCATGTGCAGCACAACCTGGGCACGCTCATTGAGATGCGCGGCGGCGCTGAGGCATCGGAGGTCGTGCTCGACCGGCTCATGACTGACCTCGACGCCGGTGCCTACGACCAGTCCGGGAACTATCTCTCGAACCAGCCCGCACTGAGCACGCCCTGGGTCTATCACTGGCTCGGTAAGCCGCACGAGACCACGGACGTGCTGTACCGGGCGATGGACGAGATGTACGGAACCGACCCTGCCGGCCTGCCCGGCAACGACGATCAGGGCTCGCTCAGTTCCTGGGCCGTATTCGCCCAGCTCGGCATCTACCCGGCGATCTACGGGACCGCGAACCTCCTGGTGACCGCGCCGATGTTCGATGCCGTCACGATCACCAGCGCCGATTCCGACCGGGTCTACCAGCTCGACGCTCCGGGCGTCTCCGACGGCGCCCGCTACACCACGGGCCTGAGCGTGAACGGCACGGAGCAGACCGCCTCCTGGGTGGGGGAGGACTTCGCACGCGACGGCGGCACGCTCGCCTTCGAGATGTCCGCCACCCCGGGTGACTGGGGCAGCGGCGAGGGCGATGCCCCGCCGTCCTACACCGACGGAACCGACGCCCGCAACAACGCCGGCACCGTCCCGCACGGCGCCGCGAACATGGGGTCGATGGACCTCAGCGACTGGGCGTTCTCCCGGGACGGACTGGCCGCCGAGGGTGCCGAGCCGGGTGGGCAGCTCCCGCATCCCGACCACGAAAGCCTCGTCTTCACCTGGCCCGAGACCGAACCCGGTGAGCCGGACAACTGGATTCCGCACGGTCAGCGGGTGGAGGTCGAACCGCAGCAGGCGGCGACCGTCTCCTTCCTCGGCCTGGCCACGAACGGCCCGTCCGAGGGCGATGCCACGGTGGTCTACACCGATGGCTCCACCCAGGAGGTGCCGGTCTTCCTGACCGACTGGGCGCAGAGCCCCGGTGGCGGCAACGCCACCGTCTTCGAGGTCGGTAACAGGGTGAACCGCAACGGAGGCATCGGCAGTGGCACTTTCCGGGTGTTCGCCACTCGCCCGGCGGCCATCGATCCGGACAAGACAGTCGAGGCCGTGACCCTGCCGGGTGCCGATCATGGCGGCCTGATGCACATCTTCGACGTCGCACTCTCACCGGAGGCGTGGACGGATCCGAATGCGCCGCTCGGTGATCCCGAGCGGGTCGTGCTCAACCCGAGCGCGGACCCGTCGAGTTCGCAGTATGTGACGTGGCGCTCGCGCAGCCAGAACCCGCTCACGGGTTCGGTCGAGGTGCGCCCGGCTGACGGCGGCGAGACGCAGACGGTGACCGCGGAGCAGAAGCCCGAACGTTCCGTGGGCGGCTACCCGGCCCGGAGCCACAGTGCGCTGCTAGACGGGTTAGAGCCGGACACCGCCTACGAGTACCGGGTGGCCTCGGGAGATCGATGGAGCGAGTGGTTCACCTTCACCACTGCCGCCGAGTCCTTCGAGCCGTACACCTTCCTCTACTTCGGTGATGCGCAGAACGGCATCCCGACGATCTTCCCGCGTGCGATCGAGGCGGCGACGACCGAGCACCCGGATGCCGAGCTCGGCCTTTACGCCGGGGACCTGATCGACCACGCGCCGAACGATCAGCAGTGGACCGACTGGTTCGACGCGACGGAGCCACTGCGCACCGATCGTCAGGTACTGACCACGCTCGGCAACCACGAGATCGGCGGCCAGCCGTTCATCGAGAACTTCACGGACAGCTTCGAGTACGACGCCAACGGTCCGATTCCCGCCGATGCGCGTGAGTACGCGTCCACCCACGGTGAGCACCTGGCCGAGGTGCTCAAGGACACGGTCTACACCACGGATTACCAGGGCGTGCGGTACATCACGCTGAACGCCAACCACGATGACATCTGCCCGATCTCGCGCCCTGCGGGGCAGCCGGACGACTGCGAAGTGAACCGGCAGGCCTGGTTCACGGCGCAGGCGCACTGGCTGGAGCGAGTGATCCAGGAGAACCCGCACCACTGGACCGTGGTGCTGGCCCACCAGCCCATCTTCTCTGTCGGGGTCTCCGGCGGTGGCCTGCGCGACGAAGTGATGTACCGCGAGCACATCGTTCCCGTGCTGGAACGCAATGACGTGGACCTGGTGCTTCAGGGGCACGACCACACCTATGGTCGCGGCGTCCACAACGACTCCCGTACCGACACCGACGGCGTGAGCGCCGGACCGGTGTACGTGGTCGCCAACGCGGGCGAGAAGATGTACGACCTGCCCTCCGATGAGGACAACCGCTGGACGCAGAACAACGCCGACCTGCAGGTCAGGGTCCAGGATGTGGCGACGTACCAGTCCATCCAGGTCGAGGAGAACACGCTGACCTACGAGTCGGTCGCCACGTGGGTCGCACCCCGGGGCGCGGACGGACCGGTCCAGGAAGGAGACACGGTCGATTCGTTCACTGTCACGAAGTACGAGGACGGGACCACGTGGGTCACCGATGAGGGCGTGGACGTGCCGGGCCCGGACGAGCCGGCACAGAACCTCCCGCTGCCCACGCCGGACCCCTTCGACGCCGACACCTACGGAGAGGTTGCCTGGGAGGACGACTTCTCCGAGGACCGGCTCGAGGAGTACACCGTCTATGACGCGGGCTCGGAGCCTGCGGCCGACGTCTCGGTCGACACCGATGCAGGCCTGCTGACGACCTCCGCCGACGATCGGGCGTGGACGCAGCTCGCGCTGCCGGCGGAGGCGGGCGAGCAGTTCGCCCTCGTGGTCGAGCCCGGAACCTTCCTCGGCTCCGGTGTGGACGAGGACAGCCTCTTCCTGGGCCTGACTGCCGGCCCGGACGAGCGGGTGCACTCCTGGTACAACCACAGCCGGGGCGAGCACGGGATCGACGTGCGGCTCGGCGGCGGCAACGACCAGCTAGCGGCCGGACCTGGCCGTCCCTATCCACTCACGTGGGAGCCCGGCGACCGGTTCGCCGTCCGGGTCGATCACGGCGAGCTGACGGTCTGGCTTGAGCAGGACGAGGAGTGGGAGCTGATCCGGCGCGGTCTGCTCGACCTCACGATCGATGCCGAGGCCTACTCCGAGTGGGCTCCGTCCGTGGCGCTGCGCCAGGATGGTGGCGAGATGAGCCTGGACCGGATCACGCTGCTGCAGCCCTCGGACGAGACCGACCCGACCGATCCGACTGATCCGACCGATCCCACGGACCCGACGGACCCGACTGATCCGACCGATCCGACGGACCCGACCGATCCGACAGACCCGACTGACCCGACAGACCCGACTGACCCGGATGACGGCGATGAGCCGGGGGCCGGCGGTCCGTCCGAACAGGATCTTGTTGACGACCTGTTCGGCGCCATCGAGGCCCCGGCCACGATCGTGCGTGGTGCGGACTTCACGGTGACGGTGGGCGAGGCGCATACCGGTGCGGACGTTGCGGCGTACCTGTTCTCGGACCCGGCCGCACTCGGAACTGCCACAGTGGGCCAGGACGGGACCGCCGTGTTCATGGTGCCGGCGGATGTGTCACTGGGGGAGCACCGGCTCGCCGTCTATGGCGCCGACGGCGGTCTGATCGGCTGGGCGGTGACCACCGTCGTGGACCCCGCTGCTGACGCGGAGGATCCGGTCGACGAGAACGACTCGGGCCTGCCGCTTCCCTCCACCGGTACCGAGCTCGCCAGTGTCCTCGGCGCGGTGCTGCTCCTCCTCGTTGCCGGGGCCGCCCTCCTGGTGTGGCGCCGCCGCGGCATGGGCTCGGTGATCCGGCGCGGCTGA
- a CDS encoding nitroreductase family deazaflavin-dependent oxidoreductase, with product MTLHGEYEPSPSAWVREQVEAYEASGGREANTLRDRPEWPIVVITSRGARTGKLRKNPVMRVESGGVYAAVASKGGAPEHPVWYYNFLAHPVVELQDGDTPHLYRARIAEGAERAEWWDRCVALYAPYAEYQEKTDRLIPVFLLEPVTE from the coding sequence ATGACACTTCACGGTGAGTACGAACCCAGTCCGAGCGCGTGGGTCCGCGAGCAGGTCGAGGCTTACGAGGCCAGCGGAGGACGCGAGGCCAACACCCTGAGGGACCGCCCGGAGTGGCCCATCGTGGTGATCACCTCCCGGGGCGCGCGCACCGGCAAGCTGCGCAAGAACCCTGTGATGCGGGTGGAGTCCGGCGGTGTCTACGCGGCCGTGGCATCGAAGGGCGGCGCCCCTGAGCATCCCGTCTGGTACTACAACTTCCTGGCCCACCCGGTGGTCGAACTGCAGGACGGGGACACCCCGCACCTCTACCGTGCCCGGATCGCCGAGGGTGCGGAGCGCGCCGAGTGGTGGGACCGGTGCGTGGCGCTGTACGCGCCGTACGCCGAGTACCAGGAGAAGACCGACCGCCTGATCCCGGTGTTCCTATTGGAGCCGGTCACCGAGTAG
- a CDS encoding cryptochrome/photolyase family protein, whose protein sequence is MTAPTLLWLRNDLRLADNPALRSAVDRGEGVVVLYVFDEVTPGVRPLGGASRWWLHHSLAELADRLAERGGRLVLRRGAAADVVPAVVAESRAGAVTWNRRYGRGSRDADAALKTALGEDGLQVESFQANLLVEPWTIRTGSGTPYQVFTPFWRACLGAADPRVPVPEPREIAAPGPEIRSEELDSWELLPTRPDWAGGLRETWVPGEVDARRRLEEFADGTLAEYGRRDEPAQDVTSHLSPSLAFGEISPFQIWHRLHGDLSPAATQQSGKFLSEVGWREFHNHVAFHAEDLAQVNVKRQFDDFGWERPQKDELDRWRYGRTGFPLVDAGMRELWHTGYMHNRVRMVAASFLVKNLLVDWRVGEQWFWDTLVDADEANNPGNWQWVAGSGADASPYFRIFNPLTQQKKFDPDGAYVRRWVPEAGTDEYPDPMVDLGQSRRAALDEYEVIKRS, encoded by the coding sequence GTGACTGCGCCCACTCTGCTCTGGCTGCGCAACGACCTACGCCTGGCCGACAACCCGGCACTTCGCTCCGCTGTCGATCGCGGTGAAGGCGTCGTGGTGCTGTACGTGTTCGACGAAGTCACTCCGGGTGTGCGGCCGCTTGGCGGCGCTTCGCGGTGGTGGCTGCACCACAGTCTGGCGGAGTTGGCGGATCGGCTGGCCGAGCGCGGGGGGCGGCTGGTACTCCGCCGGGGAGCTGCCGCCGATGTGGTCCCGGCTGTGGTGGCCGAGTCCCGCGCCGGCGCCGTCACCTGGAACCGTCGATACGGCCGGGGCAGCCGGGATGCGGATGCCGCGTTGAAAACTGCCTTGGGCGAGGACGGCCTGCAGGTGGAGAGTTTCCAGGCAAACCTGCTCGTCGAGCCGTGGACGATCCGCACCGGGTCGGGCACTCCGTACCAGGTGTTCACCCCGTTCTGGCGAGCCTGCCTGGGGGCGGCAGACCCTCGCGTACCCGTCCCGGAGCCACGTGAGATCGCCGCCCCGGGGCCCGAGATCCGCTCCGAGGAACTCGACTCCTGGGAATTGCTGCCCACCCGCCCAGACTGGGCCGGTGGCCTGCGGGAGACCTGGGTGCCGGGTGAGGTGGACGCACGCCGCCGACTGGAGGAGTTCGCCGACGGCACGCTGGCCGAGTACGGGCGCCGGGACGAGCCGGCCCAGGACGTCACCTCCCACCTCTCCCCCTCGCTGGCGTTCGGGGAGATCAGCCCGTTCCAGATCTGGCACCGGTTGCACGGCGATCTCTCCCCGGCGGCCACACAGCAGAGCGGGAAGTTCCTCAGCGAGGTGGGATGGCGGGAGTTCCACAACCATGTGGCCTTCCATGCCGAGGATCTCGCGCAGGTGAATGTGAAACGGCAGTTCGACGACTTCGGCTGGGAGCGACCCCAGAAGGACGAATTGGACCGCTGGCGGTACGGGCGTACCGGCTTCCCGCTGGTGGATGCGGGGATGCGCGAGTTGTGGCACACCGGCTACATGCACAACCGCGTGCGTATGGTCGCTGCGTCCTTCCTGGTGAAGAACCTGCTGGTGGACTGGCGCGTCGGCGAACAATGGTTCTGGGACACGCTGGTGGACGCCGATGAGGCGAACAACCCCGGAAACTGGCAATGGGTGGCCGGTTCGGGTGCCGACGCCTCGCCGTACTTCCGGATCTTCAACCCCCTGACCCAGCAGAAGAAGTTCGACCCGGACGGCGCCTACGTGCGCCGCTGGGTGCCCGAGGCCGGAACGGACGAATATCCGGATCCGATGGTCGATCTGGGGCAGAGCAGGCGCGCGGCGCTCGACGAGTACGAGGTGATCAAACGGTCATGA